Proteins encoded together in one Micromonospora kangleipakensis window:
- a CDS encoding DUF2267 domain-containing protein — translation MRKQMEGDNQRRRALAREARERGRQPSQVRASLSASKQITSLDQGRRHGPPPAGRRKPNIPRGGPAPPERSVQQPGRPLPEPGKGTPAVTAVGYRALVDDVGRRAGVDFSTAKVGAEATVLALAWALDEAARERLLEAVPMKLHDVVPVDGIERHHDLAGFLAEVARISGRTPEQARYQAEATLAALAHADGDLVESLRVPDGLRDLLTPPEPGGGLVGPRSATAPLAEQELRDALSGLRYWSSDRRSLVRTIELPPDNLDRVLDRLDQLRTEVGRAPQIGRPDPDSAVLTVRTQRVDGVTVLDVELAHRIEDAIEEVGAGMNAG, via the coding sequence ATGCGCAAGCAGATGGAGGGCGACAACCAGCGCCGCCGGGCCCTGGCCCGGGAGGCCCGGGAGCGGGGTCGGCAGCCCAGCCAGGTCCGCGCGAGCCTGAGCGCGTCCAAGCAGATCACCTCCCTGGACCAGGGCCGGCGGCACGGTCCGCCGCCCGCCGGTCGGCGCAAGCCGAACATCCCCCGGGGCGGTCCCGCCCCGCCGGAGCGCTCTGTGCAGCAGCCCGGTCGGCCGCTCCCTGAGCCCGGCAAGGGCACTCCCGCGGTGACCGCTGTCGGGTATCGCGCCCTGGTCGACGACGTCGGCCGCCGGGCCGGGGTCGACTTCTCCACCGCCAAGGTGGGTGCCGAGGCGACCGTGCTGGCGTTGGCCTGGGCGTTGGACGAGGCGGCGCGGGAACGGCTGCTCGAGGCGGTGCCGATGAAGCTGCACGACGTGGTGCCGGTGGACGGCATCGAACGGCACCACGACCTGGCGGGCTTCCTCGCCGAGGTGGCCCGGATCAGCGGCCGCACCCCGGAGCAGGCGCGGTACCAGGCCGAGGCGACCCTCGCGGCGCTGGCCCACGCCGACGGCGACCTCGTCGAGTCGCTGCGCGTACCGGACGGGTTGCGGGACCTGCTCACGCCGCCGGAGCCCGGCGGTGGCCTGGTGGGTCCGAGGTCGGCCACGGCCCCACTGGCCGAGCAGGAGCTGCGGGACGCGCTCAGCGGCCTGCGGTACTGGTCGAGCGACCGGCGGTCGCTGGTGCGCACGATCGAGCTGCCGCCGGACAACCTGGACCGGGTGCTCGACCGGCTCGACCAACTCCGGACCGAGGTCGGCCGCGCCCCGCAGATCGGCCGGCCGGACCCGGACAGCGCCGTGCTGACCGTGCGGACCCAACGGGTCGACGGGGTGACCGTCCTCGACGTCGAACTGGCCCACCGGATCGAGGACGCGATCGAGGAGGTCGGCGCCGGGATGAACGCCGGCTGA
- a CDS encoding STAS domain-containing protein: MPAQLLTIEVSRLGAGRARLRLTGELDFDTAPELIATAAELRLDGYQELLIDLGGVGLCDSSGLSAFVVIHRAGTGPIQLTGMNPQVQQLLDRTGLGELLAVPRPAATDDAREAG; encoded by the coding sequence ATGCCCGCCCAGCTGTTGACCATCGAGGTGAGCCGGCTCGGCGCCGGACGAGCCCGGCTGCGGCTGACCGGCGAGCTGGACTTCGACACCGCGCCGGAACTCATCGCCACCGCCGCGGAGCTCCGTCTCGACGGCTACCAGGAGCTGCTGATCGACCTCGGCGGCGTAGGGCTCTGCGACTCCTCCGGGCTGAGCGCCTTCGTGGTGATCCACCGCGCCGGCACCGGGCCGATCCAGCTCACCGGGATGAACCCGCAGGTCCAGCAGCTGCTCGACCGCACCGGGCTGGGCGAGCTGCTGGCGGTGCCACGGCCCGCCGCGACCGACGACGCCCGCGAGGCGGGCTGA
- a CDS encoding PP2C family protein-serine/threonine phosphatase — MTAADVRDADPGDGRISTPSTARASARSAGVPAASTLPPLAPDRGAATPDWSEVVEHFREGLIVCDADGVVRHLSPVAERLLPEVVPGELLAAAGLASLTGGGPAEFTHHGHRLRVRQVPLSAARCCWYVEDVTESVSRADALLAERARSAFLAAVGEKLGNPLHPDRAAAAVVRLAVPTLSDVAVLVLAPRSGRARWWRASRSDDEAPAVDSGVLTAADLPAAIEEGLAGIEPHTLDWLVEQAVEAGWLPGMTAAEATARVVPLPGRDMPAGVLLVARRASRWYDEADVHLVRAFAARAGAALTTAVLYRDQAEVADTLQASLVPVEPAPAPGVQWGTAYRPAQAGLRIGGDFYGSHRLADGGSVFFLGDVSGKGVEAAVFTGQLRQCLQALHRVESHPGRLLRLLNDALLETTQAHGQGRFATMVLGVVRPHRDGSLSLMMAGGGHLPPLVLRASGEVEVVPLSGMLIGVVPDPRIGEVTVRLEPGETCLLYSDGVTEARGGRRGDEQFGAERLFTALSGCHRMPAPALAERIEQVTCDWLAHGDHDDIAVLALRATGPGARTPRHLHAVPAPARPDHSRETYA, encoded by the coding sequence GTGACTGCTGCCGACGTCAGGGATGCTGACCCGGGCGACGGACGGATCTCCACGCCGAGTACCGCACGGGCTTCGGCGCGGTCCGCCGGCGTCCCGGCGGCGTCCACCCTGCCACCGCTGGCCCCGGATCGCGGCGCGGCCACCCCCGACTGGTCCGAGGTGGTGGAGCACTTCCGCGAGGGACTGATCGTCTGCGACGCCGATGGCGTGGTGCGACACCTCAGCCCGGTCGCGGAGCGGCTCCTGCCGGAGGTCGTGCCGGGCGAGCTGCTCGCCGCCGCCGGTCTCGCCTCGCTCACGGGCGGCGGACCCGCCGAGTTCACCCACCATGGTCACCGGCTGCGGGTGCGGCAGGTGCCCCTCTCGGCCGCCCGCTGCTGCTGGTACGTCGAGGACGTCACCGAGAGCGTAAGCCGCGCCGACGCGCTGCTGGCCGAGCGGGCCCGCTCGGCGTTCCTCGCCGCGGTCGGGGAGAAGCTCGGCAACCCGCTGCACCCGGACCGCGCCGCAGCCGCCGTGGTGCGGCTCGCGGTGCCCACCCTCTCCGACGTCGCCGTGCTGGTGCTGGCCCCCCGCTCAGGGCGGGCCCGCTGGTGGCGGGCGTCCCGGTCCGACGACGAGGCGCCGGCGGTGGACAGCGGCGTGCTGACCGCCGCCGACCTGCCCGCGGCGATCGAGGAGGGGCTGGCGGGCATCGAGCCGCACACGCTGGACTGGCTGGTCGAGCAGGCGGTGGAGGCCGGCTGGCTGCCCGGGATGACCGCCGCCGAGGCGACCGCCCGCGTCGTGCCGCTGCCCGGCCGGGACATGCCGGCCGGGGTGCTGCTCGTCGCCCGGCGCGCCAGCCGGTGGTACGACGAGGCCGACGTCCACCTGGTCCGGGCCTTCGCGGCGCGGGCCGGCGCCGCGCTGACCACCGCGGTGCTCTACCGCGACCAGGCCGAGGTCGCCGACACCCTCCAGGCCAGCCTGGTGCCGGTGGAGCCGGCCCCGGCGCCCGGAGTGCAGTGGGGCACCGCGTACCGGCCGGCGCAGGCGGGGTTGCGCATCGGCGGCGACTTCTACGGCTCACACCGGTTGGCCGACGGTGGCTCGGTCTTCTTCCTCGGGGACGTGTCGGGCAAGGGGGTGGAGGCGGCCGTCTTCACCGGCCAGCTCCGGCAGTGCCTCCAGGCGCTGCACCGGGTGGAGTCGCACCCCGGACGCCTGCTGCGGCTGCTCAACGACGCGCTGCTGGAGACCACCCAGGCGCACGGACAGGGGCGGTTCGCCACCATGGTGCTCGGGGTGGTCCGCCCGCACCGGGACGGCAGCCTCAGCCTGATGATGGCCGGCGGCGGGCACCTGCCGCCGCTGGTGCTGCGCGCCTCCGGCGAGGTCGAGGTGGTGCCGCTGAGCGGGATGCTGATCGGCGTGGTGCCGGATCCCCGGATCGGCGAGGTCACCGTCCGGTTGGAGCCGGGGGAGACCTGCCTGCTGTACAGCGACGGGGTGACCGAGGCCCGTGGCGGCCGGCGCGGCGACGAGCAGTTCGGCGCCGAGCGGCTGTTCACCGCGCTCTCCGGCTGCCACCGGATGCCGGCGCCGGCCCTGGCCGAGCGGATCGAGCAGGTGACCTGCGACTGGCTGGCCCATGGTGACCACGACGACATCGCGGTGCTCGCCCTGCGGGCGACCGGTCCGGGGGCGCGGACGCCCCGACACCTGCACGCGGTGCCGGCCCCGGCCCGCCCCGACCACTCGAGGGAGACCTACGCGTGA
- a CDS encoding cobalamin B12-binding domain-containing protein codes for MTATTIETDPAHAYPGYLQSLEEADEYAAVEVALGLLEAGVPAERVLLDLVAPAQAEVGERWARNEWSVAQEHAATHISERVVAAVAGYANPRPTRGRLVVACLDGEWHALPPRLVAEVLRLRGWQVTFLGASVPAAHLVSYLHRYDAHAVLLACALPMRLPHAHRMIEACRRSDVPVVVGGRGFGDDGRWARRLGVAWAPDAPTAADLVADERALRRVPPTQLDHLADDEYASLVRRRGELIDSALADLRERVPAVHDYTPAQLDSTISDLGYIIDFLAAALYVDDATLFTDFVGWLVTILTSRGVPAGAVGLTLEHYGQTLRDFPRAARFLDGGRALVSAAGRPRR; via the coding sequence GTGACCGCCACGACCATCGAGACCGACCCGGCCCACGCCTACCCCGGCTACCTCCAGTCCCTGGAGGAGGCCGACGAGTACGCCGCCGTCGAGGTGGCGCTGGGGCTGCTCGAGGCCGGGGTGCCGGCGGAGCGGGTGCTGCTCGACCTGGTCGCCCCGGCGCAGGCCGAGGTGGGGGAGCGCTGGGCGCGCAACGAGTGGAGCGTCGCCCAGGAGCACGCGGCCACGCACATCAGCGAGCGGGTGGTGGCAGCCGTCGCCGGGTACGCCAACCCGCGGCCGACCCGCGGCCGGCTCGTGGTCGCCTGCCTGGACGGCGAGTGGCACGCGCTGCCGCCCCGTCTGGTGGCCGAGGTGCTGCGCCTCCGGGGCTGGCAGGTCACCTTCCTCGGCGCCAGCGTCCCCGCCGCGCACCTGGTGTCCTACCTGCACCGGTACGACGCGCACGCGGTCCTGCTGGCCTGCGCGCTGCCGATGCGGCTGCCGCACGCGCACCGCATGATCGAGGCGTGTCGCCGCTCCGACGTGCCGGTGGTGGTCGGGGGGCGCGGGTTCGGCGACGACGGGCGCTGGGCGCGACGGCTGGGGGTGGCGTGGGCGCCGGACGCGCCGACCGCCGCCGACCTGGTCGCCGACGAGCGGGCGCTGCGCCGGGTACCGCCGACCCAGCTCGACCACCTCGCCGACGACGAGTACGCCAGCCTGGTCAGGCGGCGCGGCGAGCTGATCGACAGCGCGCTGGCGGACCTGCGGGAGCGGGTGCCCGCGGTGCACGACTACACCCCGGCGCAGCTGGACTCGACCATCAGCGACCTGGGCTACATCATCGACTTCCTGGCCGCCGCCCTCTACGTCGACGACGCCACCCTCTTCACCGACTTCGTCGGGTGGCTGGTGACGATCCTGACCAGCCGCGGGGTGCCGGCGGGTGCGGTCGGGCTCACCCTGGAGCATTATGGACAGACGCTGCGGGACTTTCCCCGGGCGGCGCGGTTCCTCGACGGCGGCCGGGCGCTGGTGAGCGCAGCAGGCCGGCCGCGGCGCTGA
- a CDS encoding STAS domain-containing protein codes for MGARGTALPFTVTYAQRADGRACLRLAGELDMSTAPELNAEIDRLRADGERYLLIDLTELTFCDSTGIAAFVRGDNRASADGGWLRVTGASGRVERVLQVTGLAEVLRYDADTPDPASPSRP; via the coding sequence GTGGGAGCGAGAGGGACCGCGTTGCCGTTCACCGTCACCTACGCCCAGCGGGCCGACGGTCGGGCGTGCCTGCGGCTCGCCGGTGAGCTCGACATGAGCACCGCCCCCGAGCTGAACGCCGAGATCGACCGGCTCCGCGCCGACGGTGAGCGGTACCTGCTGATCGATCTCACCGAGCTGACCTTCTGCGACTCGACCGGCATCGCGGCGTTCGTCCGCGGCGACAACCGGGCCTCGGCCGACGGCGGCTGGCTGCGGGTCACCGGGGCCAGCGGGCGGGTGGAGCGGGTGCTGCAGGTGACCGGGCTCGCCGAGGTCCTGCGCTACGACGCGGACACGCCCGACCCGGCCTCGCCGTCGCGCCCCTGA
- a CDS encoding response regulator has translation MGPGSPSPVRILVVDDDPGDVLMIEEALEDSDVEKVIDVVNDGQEAMEFLRREGRHIDARRPDMILLDLNMPRMDGRQVLGEVKQDEDLRTIPIVVLTTSNADTDIVGSYTLQANAYVTKPIDLDDFNDVVRRIDEFFGRVVVLPKRS, from the coding sequence ATGGGTCCAGGCAGCCCGAGCCCCGTTCGTATCCTGGTGGTGGACGACGATCCGGGCGACGTCCTGATGATCGAGGAGGCCCTCGAGGACTCCGACGTCGAGAAGGTCATCGACGTGGTCAACGACGGCCAGGAGGCGATGGAGTTCCTCCGGCGCGAGGGTCGGCACATCGACGCCCGCCGCCCCGACATGATCCTTCTGGACCTGAACATGCCCCGGATGGACGGCCGGCAGGTGCTCGGCGAGGTGAAGCAGGACGAGGACCTGCGCACCATCCCGATCGTCGTGCTCACCACGTCGAACGCGGACACCGACATCGTCGGCAGCTACACGCTGCAGGCCAACGCGTACGTGACGAAGCCGATCGACCTCGACGACTTCAACGACGTGGTGCGGCGCATCGACGAGTTCTTCGGCCGCGTGGTCGTGCTGCCCAAGCGCTCCTGA
- a CDS encoding ATPase produces the protein MRFSVVETGYDQRQVDSCLDELGIRLTRLAARAESAAGAGREWDQIRQEATHLCDLLDRRGAAEAGDVAAVRAGATAVEREAALLARARGELDAARAEARLVRERAYAEAVQARRDFEAALLARRQREAQVDHFLAGLTVDPVPADTPTAAAAVPGGGVPATRLATAAGEAPVEPPSERSAA, from the coding sequence ATGAGGTTCTCCGTCGTTGAGACCGGTTACGACCAGCGGCAGGTGGACTCCTGCCTGGACGAGCTGGGGATCCGGTTGACCCGGCTCGCGGCGCGGGCGGAGAGCGCAGCCGGCGCCGGTCGTGAGTGGGACCAGATCCGGCAGGAGGCGACCCACCTCTGCGACCTGCTCGACCGGCGGGGCGCGGCCGAGGCGGGCGACGTGGCGGCCGTGCGGGCCGGCGCGACGGCGGTGGAGCGGGAGGCGGCGCTGCTGGCCCGGGCCCGTGGCGAACTCGACGCCGCCCGCGCCGAGGCACGCCTGGTCCGGGAGCGGGCGTACGCCGAGGCGGTGCAGGCCCGCCGCGACTTCGAGGCGGCGCTGCTGGCCCGCCGGCAGCGGGAGGCCCAGGTCGACCATTTTCTCGCCGGCCTGACCGTGGATCCGGTGCCGGCCGACACCCCGACCGCCGCCGCGGCGGTGCCCGGCGGCGGGGTACCGGCGACCCGGCTGGCGACCGCCGCCGGCGAGGCCCCGGTCGAGCCGCCGTCCGAGCGGAGCGCGGCCTGA
- a CDS encoding endonuclease/exonuclease/phosphatase family protein has translation MTERVIDERMPGDPRGRRDRRGLIVGLLAGLLAALLAGHRAVPNVYGFGSLLDSATPLLGLGVPLLVLAALLRRSRRALAAVLLPTVVWAALYGGAWLPPAAGPGPAAIRVASQNLRSGNPDPAATVDPLAGSGADLIALQEVDDDDRVDAALRQRYPHRAAVSTVALWSRWPIRDSTGVDTGLGWTRALRAVVAAPGGDLVVYVVHLGSARAGHTATRDDTLATLAKTVRADHAPRLVVLGDLNTAATDRVFVPLTRLLRDAQADAGQGFGFTWPAELPVTRPDHVLYRGLKPTAAGVLRTPDSDHRAVTAGFRW, from the coding sequence GTGACGGAGCGTGTGATCGACGAGCGGATGCCCGGTGACCCCCGCGGCCGCCGGGACCGGCGGGGGTTGATCGTCGGCCTGCTCGCCGGCCTGCTCGCCGCGCTGCTCGCCGGCCACCGCGCGGTCCCCAACGTGTACGGCTTCGGCAGCCTGCTGGACAGCGCCACCCCGCTGCTCGGCCTCGGCGTACCGCTGCTCGTGCTCGCCGCGCTGCTGCGCCGGTCCCGGCGGGCGCTCGCGGCGGTGCTGCTCCCGACGGTCGTCTGGGCGGCGCTCTACGGCGGCGCGTGGCTACCGCCGGCGGCCGGGCCCGGCCCGGCCGCGATCCGCGTCGCCAGCCAGAACCTGCGGTCCGGCAATCCCGACCCCGCCGCCACCGTCGACCCGCTGGCCGGCTCCGGCGCCGACCTGATCGCGCTGCAGGAGGTCGACGACGACGATCGGGTCGACGCCGCGCTGCGCCAGCGGTACCCGCACCGGGCCGCCGTGTCGACCGTCGCCCTGTGGAGCCGGTGGCCGATCCGGGACTCCACCGGCGTGGACACCGGACTGGGCTGGACCCGGGCGCTGCGCGCAGTGGTCGCCGCCCCGGGCGGCGACCTGGTGGTCTACGTGGTCCACCTGGGCTCGGCCCGGGCGGGGCACACCGCCACCCGGGACGACACGCTGGCCACACTGGCCAAGACCGTCCGTGCCGACCACGCCCCGCGACTGGTCGTGCTCGGCGACCTGAACACCGCCGCCACCGACCGGGTCTTCGTGCCGCTCACCCGGCTGCTGCGCGACGCCCAGGCGGACGCCGGGCAGGGCTTCGGCTTCACCTGGCCGGCCGAGCTGCCGGTGACCCGCCCCGACCACGTGCTCTACCGGGGGCTGAAACCGACGGCGGCCGGCGTACTGCGCACCCCGGACAGCGACCACCGGGCGGTGACCGCCGGCTTCCGCTGGTGA
- a CDS encoding OsmC family protein produces the protein MPDPSSWLHEATATAAGGHVRTDDGGLSTALASPLAPHCTGLKPEQLLAAAFASCLHHAAVEAAADITNEAHTVQVTAEAKLGRDDDGRYRADVHAEISSAGLTREQLADLVAYADRLWPFSSGDNSRHRLTVTPAENGRH, from the coding sequence ATGCCGGATCCGAGTTCCTGGCTGCACGAGGCCACCGCGACCGCTGCGGGCGGACACGTACGCACCGACGACGGTGGGCTCTCCACCGCCCTGGCGTCGCCGCTGGCGCCGCACTGCACCGGGCTGAAGCCCGAGCAGCTGCTCGCCGCCGCGTTCGCGTCCTGCCTGCACCACGCGGCGGTGGAGGCTGCCGCCGACATCACCAATGAGGCGCACACGGTCCAGGTGACCGCGGAGGCGAAACTGGGCCGCGACGACGACGGCCGGTACCGGGCCGACGTGCACGCCGAAATCTCCTCGGCCGGGCTGACCCGGGAGCAGTTGGCCGACCTGGTCGCGTACGCGGACCGGCTCTGGCCGTTCTCCAGCGGCGACAACAGCCGGCACCGGCTCACCGTCACCCCGGCGGAGAACGGCCGGCACTGA